A genome region from Coffea arabica cultivar ET-39 chromosome 7e, Coffea Arabica ET-39 HiFi, whole genome shotgun sequence includes the following:
- the LOC113700510 gene encoding probable carboxylesterase 16, whose amino-acid sequence MQNPQVDDGLSSSFGVTSRPREESISAANPSFTDGVATKDIYIDPLTSLALRIFLPDSCHDSAFKSRSIKSRAKDIRPFDYSDPRSDLNQLLLRRNSYGSANGVTTTTPTVTIRNQNHRRNSYGCNSDNVNLKSDSGVYGGYNPRNKNCQKLPVILQFHGRGFVSGSNASVVNDFFCRRIAKACDVIVLAVGYRLAPENRYPAAFEDGLKVLHWLAKQATTPLL is encoded by the coding sequence ATGCAAAACCCTCAAGTCGATGATGGCCTCAGCTCATCCTTTGGAGTCACTTCTCGTCCTCGTGAGGAGTCCATCTCCGCCGCCAATCCTTCCTTCACCGACGGAGTTGCCACCAAGGACATCTACATCGACCCCTTGACCTCTCTCGCCCTTCGAATCTTTCTTCCTGACTCCTGCCACGATTCCGCTTTCAAGTCCCGATCCATCAAATCAAGGGCTAAGGATATTCGACCATTCGATTATTCTGATCCCAGATCCGATTTGAACCAACTTCTTCTCCGGCGGAACAGCTATGGCTCTGCCAATGGAGTCACTACCACAACGCCGACCGTGACCATCCGAAATCAGAATCATCGGAGAAATAGCTACGGCTGTAATAGTGACAATGTCAATTTGAAATCGGATAGTGGGGTTTACGGAGGATATAATCCTAGAAacaaaaattgtcaaaaattgcCCGTCATATTGCAGTTTCACGGTAGAGGGTTCGTGAGTGGGAGCAATGCTTCAGTGGTGAATGATTTCTTTTGCAGGCGGATTGCCAAGGCGTGTGATGTCATTGTGTTGGCTGTTGGTTACAGGTTAGCCCCTGAGAATCGGTATCCGGCTGCATTCGAGGATGGGTTGAAGGTGCTGCATTGGTTGGCTAAGCAGGCCACCACCCCTCTTCTATGA